A single genomic interval of Clostridium facile harbors:
- the ilvA gene encoding threonine ammonia-lyase, producing MLTLDKIYHAAYVLKNVARKTDLIYAQKLRPDARIYLKTENLQVTGSFKVRGAYCKMAELSEEEKQKGVIACSAGNHAQGVALAAQKGNIPAMICIPEGAPISKVEATKKYGAQVVLVKGAYDDAYQKALELQKETGRTFIHPFDDDEVIAGQGTIGLEILDQLPDVDAVIVPVGGGGLIAGVAYAIKSLNPHCKVYGVQSAGAPSMFNAVKHGHMEELKSVATIADGIAVKKPGDITYELCKKYVDDIVTVTDDEVSSAILALIEEQKLIAEGAGAVAVAAALFNKVDVVGKRVVCLVSGGNIDVNILSRVITRGLLKAGRTANFTIALTDKPGELQRVSTIVADLGANVVAVHHDRADENMAVNACFLKLTMETRDHEQVEEIRKALVEAGYEVTEIH from the coding sequence ATGTTGACTTTGGACAAAATTTATCATGCAGCTTATGTATTAAAAAATGTGGCCCGTAAAACAGATTTGATTTATGCCCAAAAATTGCGGCCGGACGCAAGGATTTATTTGAAAACAGAGAATTTACAGGTAACGGGGTCCTTTAAAGTAAGAGGAGCCTACTGTAAGATGGCAGAGCTTTCCGAAGAAGAAAAACAAAAAGGGGTCATTGCCTGCTCCGCCGGCAATCATGCTCAAGGAGTGGCTTTGGCTGCACAAAAAGGGAATATCCCTGCTATGATTTGTATTCCAGAAGGCGCCCCTATTTCCAAAGTAGAAGCAACGAAAAAATATGGTGCCCAAGTGGTTTTGGTCAAAGGTGCTTATGATGATGCTTACCAAAAAGCATTGGAATTGCAAAAAGAAACAGGGCGGACTTTTATCCATCCTTTTGATGATGATGAGGTCATTGCAGGCCAGGGAACAATTGGTTTGGAAATTCTAGACCAGTTGCCAGATGTGGATGCAGTAATCGTACCAGTTGGCGGGGGCGGATTAATTGCCGGTGTTGCATATGCCATCAAAAGCTTAAACCCCCACTGCAAAGTATATGGGGTGCAGTCTGCTGGTGCTCCTTCTATGTTTAACGCAGTAAAACATGGACATATGGAAGAACTGAAATCTGTTGCGACGATTGCCGATGGTATTGCGGTGAAAAAGCCAGGGGATATTACCTATGAACTCTGTAAAAAGTATGTAGACGATATTGTCACTGTAACAGATGATGAAGTATCCAGCGCAATTTTGGCTTTGATTGAAGAACAAAAATTGATTGCAGAAGGTGCAGGAGCAGTAGCTGTTGCGGCCGCTTTATTCAATAAAGTAGATGTTGTTGGAAAACGGGTGGTATGTCTGGTTTCTGGCGGGAATATTGACGTGAATATTTTGTCCCGTGTCATTACCCGTGGGCTGTTGAAAGCGGGAAGAACAGCCAACTTTACCATTGCGTTGACGGATAAACCAGGGGAACTACAACGGGTTTCCACTATTGTTGCTGATTTGGGCGCTAATGTGGTTGCGGTACACCATGACCGTGCGGATGAAAATATGGCGGTAAACGCATGTTTCTTGAAACTGACGATGGAAACCCGTGACCATGAACAG